The Oceanivirga salmonicida DNA segment TATTAATAAATAAATTAAATAAAAGATATAAAATAAATAATATAGTTATAGTATCAAAAATAGATATGTTTAAAATAAATATTAAAGATTATGATTTATTAATCAGTACAGTAGATTGTAATGATTTAAAAATTAATATAAAAACTTTAAAAATATCACCTTTAATTACAAATAATGAAATACAAAAATTAGATAAATATTTTAAAATAAAAACGGATATTAAATTGGGACAGAAAACGATTAACAGTAAATCTAAAGAAATATTTAATGATAAAAATATATTTTATATTGTTAAAAAAATCAATTCTTGGCAAGAAGCTATAAAAATTGGTGTAGAAAAAATGTCACATTTAAAATTTGTTGATAAAAATTATTATAATAAATTAATAAATAGTGTATTAGAATATGGTCCATATATAGTGATTTCAAAAGGAATTGCAATACCACATGCAGTTTCAGAAAATAAAAAATATAAAAGTGGCTATGTAGTTGTATATTTTAAACATCCTATAATATTTCCTAATAATAAAGAAGTTAAATTAATGTTTTTTATATATAATAAAAATAAAAATGAT contains these protein-coding regions:
- a CDS encoding PTS sugar transporter subunit IIA gives rise to the protein LINKLNKRYKINNIVIVSKIDMFKINIKDYDLLISTVDCNDLKINIKTLKISPLITNNEIQKLDKYFKIKTDIKLGQKTINSKSKEIFNDKNIFYIVKKINSWQEAIKIGVEKMSHLKFVDKNYYNKLINSVLEYGPYIVISKGIAIPHAVSENKKYKSGYVVVYFKHPIIFPNNKEVKLMFFIYNKNKNDNRDLIENIIKITEKNNIDFIKDRKTLKKYLLEETNNVDR